Genomic window (Zymoseptoria tritici IPO323 chromosome 1, whole genome shotgun sequence):
AGAGTGCAGCGCGTCTGTCAGAAGAGGATGGTATGTGACGGCTTCACGACTGCCAAACGCTTCGTGGATGGTCTCGTTGTTGCGCATTGCTTCGGTGGTCTCGTCGCTGGGGAATGTGGGCAGGTCTGCGGGCGGTTTCTCCGCGAAAAGTGCGCTTGCTGGATGGATCTTCGGTGAAGGAAACCGAGGCCAgccatcttcgccgcgcTCGAACGGCTCTGGCTTCGGCTTTTCATGCTTGACTAGCGCTGAGGGTGTGGTGCCGCCGTTCATATCcaactcttcctcttcttcgtcgtctccCTCCAGCTCAATGAGCCTGTTCTTTGGTGTCGGCGTCTGCGTTCTGTTGCCGTTTGCAAGGTCGTACACTCGTCTCATGATTTCATTCGTAATTTCAAATGGAAGTCCTGGCGTATAGTCAAAGTGCGACAAGAACGCTGTGTAGTCCTTGAGCGCACGCTTTGCGTACGTCTTGACTTTCTTCCGCGACTCCAATCGTGCCGCTTGTGCCTTCGCATCCACTCCGTTTGTCTCCCCCTTCTCTTGCGCCGCCTGAAACTCCTTCAGCCCGTCCAATGCTGCATGTACGCTCTGACAAGCAATTGTCAAGTACACGCCAGCTCGATTGAACAGCAATTGCATTCCCAAGCTTTGCGGttgatcctcctccttcaatTGCGGGACTGATCTCCAATCTCTGTGTCCATTCCTCCAAGCCTCTTGTTCGTCCTTCATCTTGCTTGCCAGCTCCAATTGCTGCTGATTCGGTTTGTGCATTCGTTTCAGCTCTTCTGTGATCCGCAAAGCCATCGTGAGATCTAACGCTGCTCCATCCCATTGACGTTTGAAGATCTGTACCAAAGCTCTTGTTCGTAAGGGTGCCGCTTGTTGCTCGAATGGAAGGGAGGTAATGATTTCGTTCAGAGTGTCCAACGGTGTGTACTGCTCCATGGctcgagagggaatcttCTCGTGGAAGAAATGGACGTATCGTGCGTCTGTACTGCTAGGCTCCCGCTTGAGGACGTGCTGTCCTACGTCCTCCACTGTCGAAGTCGCCTGCATTGTCGCAACACTCGCCGCTACCTCGTCCAGCGTGAAAGCCTTCGACAGCAGCTTGACTGCTTTCTGCCGTATCTTGAATATCCGCTCTTTACTCAGCTGTGTCCCAGGTCCTCCTCCTGTTCCAAAATAGTCCATGCGACCATTCATTGCTGTGTTGGAGATACCCGTGGACGCACGCACCGAGTCTTGCGCCGCTTCGTCCACTGCTTTGCGAATCTTGACCACATCGTAGAACACTGCGGGATCGACCAGACGGGGCGCGGGCATGAAGTAGTTCTGGTGAGCGAGCGAGTCCAGTATCTCGGGCGGGAGTTGGAGCCATGGCCCGTGGAATGAAGAGATGTAGCGCCAATGCCTTTGTCGCTGTCAGAGGCATTCCCAATCGAAGATGAACAAGCAAGTGAATATGTCGGAGGAAAAGAACAACGAAAGATAGGCGACGTACTTACTTGTTCCTGCAAATGATGAGACTCGAGGCGTGAGGAGCAGCGTCTGGCTGTGAAGCCGCGCCgcttgccttcttcttcggcatgGTGGTTGCTTATGATATGAGAATGCGCCGGTTGTGTCGCAACCGTCTTGACTTGAGGCGCAAAGCGTGGATGAGATGTCTCGAGCAAGCAGACTCGAGAGCTATCAAAAATTCGGGCCCCAGTACCGAGCTGCTCAATGCGGGTCCACACGTGGGGAAGGATCTACCGGTGTGCGTGATGACGATGGTGGACCTTTGTTTGAAGCACTCCAACTATCTTGAAGAACACATCACACGACTTGAAGACATTGAAGAGAAAACCCTGAACGACCGAGATCTACATACATCAAACCAGCATCATGTCGACCCACACAACAGCAGGTCTGCACAGCGAGACGCCCTCCAACTCCGAAACGGCTGTAGGAGGCGAGGCCGGAGCCAGCATCGTCCCCAAAGCCTCGGAGACTGCACCGGAGACCGGAGACTCTCAACAATCGAAGAGTATGGGTAGTAGCCAGCCAGGAAGTGCCGAAgctgcggcggagaagcTGTACGAAGAGAGGATGGAGGACGAGTATGCGAAGCGTGAGGGTGGGGCGTAAATTGAAGGTCAAGGACGGCGCAGCACTGTGCAGCATACTGCGAGCCTTCCGATCAACGGGTATCATTCTCGTATTGTCGCCTCTCATATTGAACTTCAGCTGACAAAGAGCAGACATAGGGGGATTTCTGGCGGATCAAACCCGACTTCAGCACAGCATTGGCAATCTGCATCGTTCATTGTCAGCATCGATGTCCACTCCGCCCATAGAAAACAGCAGCAACGATAACAAGCTTCCATCCACTCAGACTTGCCTTTTGTATAAATCACAGAAGCCCCTCGTTGCCCAACCACAACCCCACTTGGGGATCGGGCTAGACCAACGAAGTTGAAGTGGTCTTCTCACAAGTATCTGTGAGACGGGTCCGCAAGCGAACCAcatctcatcatcaccgTGGGGAAAGGGGTTGCGAAAAAATAAGAGTGAAGACTTACAATCTCTCATGTCAGCACGTGTGTGCCTTTGGACTTTCCGGTCTCCATCTTTGCTGTTCGGGCGCCAAATTGGATCTATGGGTTGTCAGCGTGAGTGGGCAGATGGTCGCATGCGCATATCTTACCGCTCGCTTCTTCTCTATGGCGACCTCCTTCATGCCCAGCTTCCAGGCTAGACATCTGAGTACCTTCTTACCAGGCTCAATCGCTGCGCAGCCACGTTTCTCTGAAGAGTCTGCGTTCTCGGGCTGAGACTCCCCGAACCCGCATTTGTCAGCCACCGGAGCTGCTAGAGCCCATTGCACCAGCTTCTCATCAAGAAACGGGAACCGTGCCTCCTTGCCCCAGTTGCTGATCACACGATCATCTCGACCGAGGTTCCGCTTGCCAAGTCGTCCAATGTCGATATCTAGCTCGTCCAGTAGTCCTGGGAAGCCGTTGCGTCGAAAGGCTGTAGCATGGCGGGTATAGCCAGCGAAGAGCTCATCTGCACCAAGTCCTGAGAGAAGCACACGCGCTGAGCTGACATAGTCGATGACTTGTCCATCGGCTTCCTGAGCGACTTGCCCGGTCCCACGAGCGGCGAAGTACAGGGCGAATGAGATGCTTAGATCCATTTCTGTGTTGTGAGGATGCATAAGACGCAAGACCTTGTCACGATGTTCTTGTGTCTCGGCATAGGGTACGTCCACGGCAACGAAGCGCCACTCGCGCTCTGGACACACGTTGCAGAGCTCTGTGCGGGACGCTCGTCCGGTGATGCGATCCGGACAGAGCTCGAAGGCTCCGGCTCCGGCGGTCTTGTGAACTCGAGGATTTTCAAAGGCCACGTTGAGGAGGTCGATCGGCTCGGTGTGAGGAAGAAAATCGTGGCATAGTCGCGCAATCGTCGTACAGTCCAGGCCTCCAGAGAACAGTATAGCTAGTTTTGCTCGCTTTCGATCGCCTTTGTCAGTACCTCGTCGCGGCGGCTCAGGTATTTCCAACACTCTGAGCGACACCGACTCTCTGAGAAGCGACTCCAGATGTCCCACCGATTGTGAGTTttcgtcgatgaagaggcTGACTGATGACAGGTCTCTGTTCAAGGAGAGTTCGGGAATGACCTACCTTACCATGAGCCATTGCGCACTCGTGGCTGGAGTTTTGTACCTACAGAAGTGCTGTTATCGCTTCGGGAGGCCATGTATTGATAAGGCACTTTGACCACGGTGTAACCACCCCAGCGCTCCACCTCGCCCGGGTCAGTACTAGGCTCGCTGGTAAGATCGATGCAGTAGATACCATCAGCCTCGACTTCACTCCATGCCGTTGATTCCAAGCCATCCGTGACACTACACAAGAGGATGTTGCCTTCTGCGTCGATGCTGCGCAACAAAGAGCGGCGTCCGAGGAGATCGCGACCAAAGAAGATTCTGGAGTGCTCATCATCAAAGAAGACGAAAGCATAAGGTCCAGCGACTTCGGCCGATGCCTTCGCAACAGCGGTGGTGGCTTCTGTCAGGTCGTCGCCTTGTGCGTTGAGAGCAGCTTCTTGCAGCACATCAAATATGCGAGTCGTGTCGTTCCCATCTGGTCGTTCTCCACGGATTTTCCAGGCCTCGCCGTTCCAGCATAAAGTGGATTCTGAATCAGCTTTCCGGAAAGGCTGATTCGTTGTCCTCGACCCTCGCAAGGACAGTACTGTTGAATGACAAGTGATGAAGGCCTGCGATCCTCTATCACGAATGCACACGGCGCTCGCGGCGTCTGGTCCACGCGCGTTTAGCAGGCATTTCACGCCATCGGCTGGCTCGATGTGAGCATGTCTGCTGATCGAGCAGAAGATGCCGCACATGAGTGGTGCGTTGCGTTGTCTCAGGGCGTATTGTGATGAAGGTGTTGTaacggcgaggtcgagagTGAGACGAAGAACTCGAACTCGAAGTGCAAGCAAGGGTGGAGAGCATGCCAAGAGTCGGCCATGGCTCCGTCTTTTGGTCCAGTGCTTTTCTCACCATTACGCATACCTAGGTAACATTGCAAAACATCCTCGTTCAAAGATATTCGTGTATGAGAGTACGGACTTCCGTACTGGTACTGCCACGTGATGTCACCGCCGCGTGTAGAGTCTCATCGTCGTTGACTCATCCACTTCTGAACCACACCCAGCACACCGCAACACTACTCCTTCCATTCCATCGAGGCAGCACTACCCCACGGCCAGCCTACAAGACCGATGTTGAACTCTGTACCGGCCTCGATCTCCTTGGCACGGGCCTTCAGCTCATCCACATCCCAGTTCGACCACAGGAACTTGCTCTTCATAAAGCGAGCTTCCGGGCTGGCAAGCCACACATTGAAGTGAGCTGGAAGTGAAACTGCACAAGAGATCAGCATCGAACCACGAGATCACAGTCATACATCACTCACCGTGATCTTCAATCCCGGTGGCTTTTGTGCCTCCAGCGGCCCTGTTCATGTCCGTGTCCACGATGCCAGGCTGAGTGTGGAAGACGCTCATGTCCGAATGCTTGAAGGCGAACGAGTCCCAAAGGCGGAAGACACCCATCTTGGAGACAGCGTAGGAGGAGAAGCCAGCGCCGACGTTGAGGTGGGCGATGCCGGAACTGACTTCGATCACAACGGCATCTTTGGCGGCATGACGTGCGAAGGCTTGAGCAACGTGCAGATTGCCTCCGATGTTCAGCTGAAAGTGGGTGAGTAAGTCAGCATGTGTTGAGACATCCAGGTCAAGCGATGTTCGGCTCTGATTTTGCGTACATTGACTGCTTCCATGAACTTCTCGGAGTCGACCTCGTCGACACCATCGAATGGTCCGCCGACCGCCGCATTGGAGATCAGGACATCGATCTTGCCTTGGCCCGCGAACTTGTCGAAGGCAGCGTTCACTTCTTTCTTGTTGCCGATGTCGGTGGAGGCGGTGAACACTTCAGTCTTGGGGAAGTCTTGTTCGATCTTGGCTTTGGTGTCCAGTAATGGCTGCTCTCTGCGACCGAGAAGGGCGATGCGAGAGGCACCGGCTGCGGCGAAGGCAAGCGCTGTCTCTGCGCCAATCCCAGTGCCGCCTCCGGTGATGAGGACAATCTTGCCATTGGCGGAAAGCTCAGGACGTGTGGGCGAGATCGATTCGTACGAAGTGTCGTGCCATTTGGCAGTGGGCGAGGGAAGTGGTGGCGCAATGGTCATGTTGTTCTTTGAAGGACTGTGAGGTCGGTGGATGTTGAATGATGAGTGTTGTTTCAGTGTCGATGTTCAGACtgaagatgtcgaagagACGACCTTATATTGAAGCAGTGATGCGTTTGTTCTTCTGGTCATCGTTCGGTATTACTGACAAATCGAAATCTCACTTACCAAGCTGCAATGGAAACAGCGCATCGCGGTTGGCACCTGCACGGCACTCCGTTGTACGACCGGACATTTCAGTAGTAGTTGTGTTGTAACACTGCAATGCCTTCGGATGCCAAGGTGTGCAAAGTGAACACAGCTGGGTCGGAAGGATTCAGCCCAGTGTGGAACAAAGGCAGCCCGCTTACAAATGCGATGAATCCATGTCAACAGCACCTATCGCTTCCCAGCTTGCTGTACCTTTCCGTAACTTACCTTGTTATTCCGTCCCGGTGCAAAATGAACGATCAAGTCCAGTCTGTTACCCGGTGCACTCTATGCCACAAGCCATTTGATCAACGTAAGTTCTCGTGGTCTCTTCGTAAGCAAGGAGTTAGGCAATGGTGCTGTCGATGCTGTGACTGCCTTACTCGGGCCATTAGCAGGCCGTCGCCATTCGAACGCAAGCTGACAGTTGATACCAAGAATCTGCCCTCAAACGGCATGGATATTACTGCCGATCACGGAAGCTGGGAAGTTCGAATCGTTTGCGTTCGTGTGCCGCTTGCGCGAAAGCCAAGGTCCGTTGTAGTGGGCAGAAGCCGGCTTGTAGCAGATGTGTCTCCAGAAGCCATGACTGCCACTATGCCACGGCCAAGATGAACCCGACCATGGAAAGAAGGATTGGTCTCGAGAGCTCAGCCAGCACGGAGATGACACGCGAAGATACCTCACATGTGCCTTCAGCGGGCAGCGTTGAGAAGCGTGCTATCCCCGAGCCGAGTGTGGACTGTGTGAACTCGGATGTGAATTTGGACGACTTCGACTGGAGTTCATTCGAGGTGAACTTCCTAGACACGGCCCCTTGGAACATGACGCTAGCGCCGATGCCGTTTACTCGGTCCCTAGTGCAGCGTTATCAGGAGAATCCCGCGATGCAGCGAGTCGCCAATCTCATGCTCTACACGTTCAGGTCTTACCTCGTAGGCATGATGCAGCATGGCAATCTGCCGGCCTTCGTGCATCCAAGTTTGCAGCCTGCAGTGGAGATGAGAGAGCCGCTCGCGAACTGCATCAGTCTGATTGCGATGATCAGCTCGGCAAGGGGAAGCCGAAAACTTTTCTGGAAGAATGTCGCTTTCGAATGCGAGCGCATGCGCGTGGATCTTCAAGCTGCCGATGCTGAGACATCACTAGCTGCAGCGCAAGCACTCGCCATATACATCTTCGTCAGGCTGGATGAAGGAGAGACCGAGCATAACGCAGCAGTAGAGGGGCTGCTCGTCGATGGCGTGGCTGCAATGTGCGAACGGTTCCGTCTCGTAGACCATGCACGCAAAGAGCGCCGTTTGCAAGGACCCGGGTATATAGACCGGCTGTGCTGGCACGAGTGGGTCATGGAAGAGTCTCGTCGAAGATTGGGCACAGTCTATCGGATCATCAACATGTTGGTCCATTTCATGCCTGCCGGATTTTGCACTCTGCCGATGGACCTGATGCTCGCGCCTCTGCCCGCTCGAAGGCAGCTCTGGGAGGCGCCCGAGAACAGGTCGTGGGAGGCAGAGACCAAGACGGCAATGGGTCATGGTCACGCGTATGCCATGGCAACCAACGGGGATCTCGTCAAGCTTAGTGACGATTCGATCTTGCTGGATCACACGGACCTCATCGATCAGTGCGAGGCATTGGGTGGGAAGACGTATCCGAGAGGTGCGGCAACGTGGGACGAATGGCTGGCGAACACCGATGCCTTCGGGGGATTGATCATGCTCGCTGCGTCCATGGTCCAGTAAAGGAGGTTGCCATTGAACAGTGGAGTGGATCGATAGCTAGATGAGCAGGATGTCCTTGATAGCAAGCAACGATGAATCGCTTGGACAGCTCATAGCGAGTGGGGATAACTTCGCTGTGTCCGCTCGGTAACAAGAGACGTATCCGGCTGCGTTGCGTCGAGTGTTCCTGTAGAAGCATGTCCAACCATGATAATGTGTTCAATGTTGATGTGTTCCAAGTtgatgtcgaggaggagatgtgCCGAATCGAATCGGCAATCGGTCTGAAAGCCACTCAGCAACGGTATAGAATAGTCAATTCGCAGCGACTCGGCTCCATGCTTCCAACCAAGAGATCGTCATCTGATGAAACCAAAGCTCAAGGCGTTGATCGCCCGTACCTCAATCGTGCCTCTATTATGATCATAACACCAGACTGACCTCCTTTTGGCCAATCCGAACTTGACGAGTCTCTCATAAATCGAATTGTGCACGATCGGCATGAGGGAAGAAACGAATCTGCAGCACAGAATACCGACCAAGAACGCTACCAGGTAGATTTGTCTATGTCCGAGCGAGCTGGACCCGAAGAACAAGCTGGAAAAGCCGACCATGCTTCTGCGAATGCACCCCAATCTGGGGTCTCAGAGGCGCCATCAAAGGATCTCGATGCAGCCATTGGACAGGTGCCAGGAGGAGGACTGGGAAGTGGGAAGACGGATGCCATTGAGGAAGAGCATGTGACAGGATCGATGGACAAGAAGCAGGAGGCCACTCACGTCGCTATGGGATCCGGTGAGAATGGAGCGGTTGAGAAGGCGAGCCTAGCAAGGGTGACGACTGGCTCACGAGAAAGACCTGACATCGAGAGAGAGGCGAGTGAACATTTGGCGAGGCGAGCAGCGGAAATGTCGTTGGACGATTCTCCTCACGACGAAGGTAGAAGCCGAACGACTCGGTCGACACAGGATAAAGGAGAGCTTCCACagtctccgcctccaccaatGCCACCCAGAAAGAACAGCACAAGGTCCAAAGCCAAGGCTAGCAACGATGATTACGACGAGAAACACCCGCCTGCGGACGAGCCTTCTGCAGAAGTCCCCGAGGCGCCGCAAGGAACCACTGAAGCCACAGGTCTTGAGATTCAGACAATCATGGACCAATTTCAGGAAGGCGCAGGACCCGGCGAGACTGAGATTATGTCGCCTCGTCTGGATCGCCAGCAGCCTGTGCTTGTGCTTCCTCCGCGCTCATCTAGTCTGGAACCCAAAGATTCATACACACTCAGCCCGCAGTCCATCGATCAGAGGGCTATGTCACCGCTCAGTCCACAAGGTACGGGTAACTCGATAGCGTCCAGCGCACGCAGACTGAAAAGCGACGACACCGAGTCCATCGCCAGCGTTAAGGCTACTTCTATATTTCAGCCACCGCCGCCCGAGCCAGAAGTCGACTCTCCTCTACCTTTCGACTTTCACCGATTTCTGGAGCAGTTACGACATAGAACTGCCGACCCCGTCGCACGCTTCCTTCGTTCCTTCCTAACTGAATTCGGGAAGAAACAGTGGATGGTCCACGAGCAAGTCAAGATCATCTCCGACTTTCTTGAGTTTATCTCGAAGAAGATGCAACATTGCGAAGTCTGGAGGACTGTGTCAGACGCAGAATTTGACAATGCGCGAGAAGGCATGGAGAAGCTTGTGATGAACCGCCTCTACTCGCAGACGTTCTCGCCAGCCATCGCGCCAGTGACAGGCAGTTCTCGGAGAGGCGGACGTGGTGTTAGGAGCGCCGCGGACGTTGCTAGCCCACATGGACctggacgacgaggacagcaTCAAGAAGATGTGGAAAGGGACGACGTGATTGCTCAGAAGATCAAGATCTATGGCTGGATCTCAGAAGAGCATCTCGACATCAAGCCGGTCGGCGACAAGGGGAAGAAGTTCTTGACTTTGGCGCAACAGGAGCTTTTGAAGATCAATTCGTATCGAGCGCCGAGAGACAAGGTCATCTGCGTTCTGAACTGCTGCAAGGTCTTGTTCGGCTTCCTGCGAAATGCGAAAGCCGACCAATCTGCAGATGCTTTCGTGCCTCTGCTGATATACACAGTCCTCAGAGCGCGGCCGGAGCACTTGGTGAGCAATGTGCAGTACATCTGGCGTTTTCGCAATCAGGACAAGCTAGGTGGTGAGTCCGGCTACTACATGTCATCACTCATGGGTGTAGTGTCGTTCATCGAGAACCTGGACCGCACGAACTTGACCATTACGGACGAAGAATTCGAGCGCAACGTCGAGCAAGCGGTCAGCGCGATCGCGGAGAAGAATCGTACCGAAGAATACGAAGACAAGTCCCACACATCACCACCGACAGGACCCATGTCGCACTTGAGCGAGAAGAGTGCGCTGAGTAGACCAGAAGTCACGCCGAGGAATAGTATGGATGCTGAACATTCTAGTCCGAGGCGTAATGTCAGCCAGAGGCTCAACGAAAAGGCTACGCAGCCCAGTCaaagcggcgaagaagacatGAACGCCGTCACGGGTCTTCTTCGCAGTATACAGAAACCGCTCAGCAGCATCGGTCGGCTCCTCTCAGATGACACTGGTGGCTCAagtcagcagcagcagggtATGAGACCAGCTAGTACGCCATTACCAGGGTCGACGCCTCGAGGTTTAAGTCCTTCGCCGAGACTTGATCGAACTCCCAGTGGAAGGGAACGCTCATCCAACCAAAGGCCGCAAAGTCGGCAGCGACAGCCCAACAACGCCGAGGATGCTGCTGCACGGCAAGCGAGCGCTGAGCAGGCGCAGGCACAGAACTTGAGACAGCGGGAGCATCAAGTCGTCGTGGAGT
Coding sequences:
- a CDS encoding vacuolar sorting protein 9-like protein (Vacuolar sorting protein 9-like protein), translating into MSERAGPEEQAGKADHASANAPQSGVSEAPSKDLDAAIGQVPGGGLGSGKTDAIEEEHVTGSMDKKQEATHVAMGSGENGAVEKASLARVTTGSRERPDIEREASEHLARRAAEMSLDDSPHDEGRSRTTRSTQDKGELPQSPPPPMPPRKNSTRSKAKASNDDYDEKHPPADEPSAEVPEAPQGTTEATGLEIQTIMDQFQEGAGPGETEIMSPRLDRQQPVLVLPPRSSSLEPKDSYTLSPQSIDQRAMSPLSPQGTGNSIASSARRLKSDDTESIASVKATSIFQPPPPEPEVDSPLPFDFHRFLEQLRHRTADPVARFLRSFLTEFGKKQWMVHEQVKIISDFLEFISKKMQHCEVWRTVSDAEFDNAREGMEKLVMNRLYSQTFSPAIAPVTGSSRRGGRGVRSAADVASPHGPGRRGQHQEDVERDDVIAQKIKIYGWISEEHLDIKPVGDKGKKFLTLAQQELLKINSYRAPRDKVICVLNCCKVLFGFLRNAKADQSADAFVPLLIYTVLRARPEHLVSNVQYIWRFRNQDKLGGESGYYMSSLMGVVSFIENLDRTNLTITDEEFERNVEQAVSAIAEKNRTEEYEDKSHTSPPTGPMSHLSEKSALSRPEVTPRNSMDAEHSSPRRNVSQRLNEKATQPSQSGEEDMNAVTGLLRSIQKPLSSIGRLLSDDTGGSSQQQQGMRPASTPLPGSTPRGLSPSPRLDRTPSGRERSSNQRPQSRQRQPNNAEDAAARQASAEQAQAQNLRQREHQVVVETLQSMFPNLDREVIEDVVRSQESNVGRAVDACLAMSG